In one Plasmodium falciparum 3D7 genome assembly, chromosome: 14 genomic region, the following are encoded:
- a CDS encoding mitochondrial import inner membrane translocase subunit TIM8, putative, with the protein MENKAKEENLDNFLTQLNTLNKIITSFKETCKISSYCFDKCVSYPEKSLSNTNKKCIWNCTQRYIECEYFIKNRSKDNQSLSNFELIKNMNSSENLAELKNDNNKTENFVLKD; encoded by the exons atggaaaataaaGCAAAAGAAGAAAACTTGGATAATTTTTTAACACAATTGAATACATTAAATAAG ATTATTACTTCTTTTAAAGAAACGTGTAAGATTTCATCCTACTGTTTTGATAAATGTGTTAGCTATCCAg aaaaaagTTTAAgcaatacaaataaaaagtgCATATGGAATTGTACACAAAGATATATTGAAtgtgaatattttataaagaatCGTTCAAAAGATAATCAGAGCTTATCTAATTTTGAATtgattaaaaatatgaatagttCAGAAAATTTAGCTGAACTGAAGaacgataataataaaacagaaaattttgttttaaaagattaa
- a CDS encoding copper transporter, putative — MQNIYKSYLKYYTLAIFCLTFTFDFVSSSCCHSKNDDGVMLPMYFSNNENIKMLFDIFQVKNRYQFIFCNILCIIMGFFSVYIKVLKKRLHHNVQKVADGGDGSYVNMSPCQNVNYGFLSFLHYTIDYLLMLIVMTFNPYIFLSIMTGLSSAYLFYGHLI; from the coding sequence TTTTGCCTGACCTTCACTTTCGATTTTGTGAGCAGCAGTTGTTGTCATTCAAAAAATGACGATGGAGTTATGTTACCTAtgtatttttcaaataatgaaaatataaaaatgttatttgACATATTTCAAGTAAAGAATAGATatcaatttatattttgtaatattttgtgTATAATAATGGGTTTTTTTTCAGTATATATtaaagtattaaaaaaaaggctTCATCATAATGTACAGAAAGTTGCTGATGGGGGGGACGGGTCTTATGTTAACATGAGTCCTTGTCAAAATGTTAATTATggatttttatcatttttacatTATACCAtagattatttattaatgctAATTGTAATGACATTTAatccttatatatttttgagtATTATGACAGGTCTTTCTTCTGCTTATCTTTTTTATGGTCACTTGATATGA